The proteins below come from a single Flavobacterium lindanitolerans genomic window:
- a CDS encoding DUF389 domain-containing protein has translation MRKITTLFNLSEGEDNREKTLESIKKNISFKGANLWILACAIIIASVGLNVNSTAVIIGAMLISPLMGPIVGAGFALGIYDFGLLKRSLKNLLIATVVSLTVSTLYFFLSPFKDVQSELLARTAPNIYDILIAFFGGLVGVIAVTRVEKGNPIPGVAIATALMPPLCTAGYGIATGQWSFFLGAFYLYCINCVFIGLATFLIIKYLNYPAVKQVNEKQQRQVKYIISFLIAIMIIPSSYLAYTLYREQQFKKNADLFIENKFTSNGYTVIYKKTEYSSRRKQLELAFLSKRFDKAELKELQREFVKNKYLQGGRLVIRQDSTDRLSALKGDILNQIRSSENEVDGKDAKIMKLEKELADMRFDNVQILKETKALFPSVTSIGVYKNNIAIQKDSIIPITAVVYETSVKLDKKDKERFRQWLKERLSVNNMTLYNKDDD, from the coding sequence ATGAGGAAAATTACAACCCTGTTTAATCTAAGTGAAGGAGAAGATAACCGGGAAAAGACACTCGAAAGCATAAAGAAAAACATTTCTTTTAAAGGAGCCAATCTTTGGATTTTGGCTTGTGCTATAATCATAGCTTCGGTAGGATTAAATGTGAATTCGACCGCCGTTATAATAGGAGCGATGCTTATATCACCTCTTATGGGGCCAATTGTTGGAGCTGGTTTTGCATTGGGAATTTATGATTTCGGACTTCTGAAAAGATCACTCAAAAACCTGTTGATAGCCACTGTGGTCAGCCTTACGGTTTCTACACTTTATTTCTTTTTAAGTCCGTTCAAAGATGTTCAGTCAGAACTTTTGGCAAGAACGGCGCCTAATATCTATGACATACTCATCGCATTTTTTGGTGGACTCGTTGGCGTTATTGCAGTAACCCGGGTTGAGAAAGGGAATCCAATACCCGGCGTTGCAATTGCAACAGCCTTGATGCCGCCACTTTGTACGGCAGGTTATGGCATTGCAACCGGACAATGGTCTTTCTTTTTAGGTGCTTTTTATCTGTACTGCATCAATTGCGTCTTTATAGGACTTGCTACTTTTTTAATTATAAAATATCTTAATTATCCTGCTGTAAAACAGGTAAATGAAAAGCAACAGCGTCAGGTCAAATACATTATTTCTTTTCTGATCGCAATTATGATTATTCCGAGTAGCTACCTGGCCTATACACTATACAGAGAACAACAATTCAAGAAAAATGCAGATCTGTTTATTGAAAATAAATTTACAAGCAATGGTTATACGGTTATCTATAAAAAAACTGAATATAGTTCCAGAAGAAAGCAACTGGAACTGGCTTTTTTATCTAAAAGATTTGATAAGGCGGAACTTAAAGAACTTCAACGGGAATTTGTAAAGAATAAATATCTGCAAGGAGGCAGACTTGTTATCCGCCAGGATAGCACAGACAGGCTCTCGGCACTGAAAGGGGATATACTTAACCAAATAAGAAGCAGTGAAAATGAAGTGGATGGCAAGGATGCTAAAATTATGAAACTTGAAAAAGAACTTGCAGATATGCGTTTTGATAATGTGCAAATCCTAAAAGAAACCAAAGCGCTTTTTCCTTCTGTTACTTCAATAGGTGTATATAAAAATAACATTGCTATTCAAAAAGACAGCATCATTCCGATAACAGCAGTTGTTTATGAAACTTCTGTAAAATTGGACAAGAAAGATAAAGAAAGATTTAGGCAATGGCTCAAAGAAAGGCTTTCGGTAAATAATATGACTTTGTATAATAAAGACGACGATTAA
- the rpoN gene encoding RNA polymerase factor sigma-54 translates to MLKQFLQLKLSQKLSPQQIQLMKLIQLPTQAFEQRLKEEMVENPALEAGKEEDEYERDEFENDDYDEYDEFDNDRIDAEDINIDEYLSNDETPDYKLQANNYSDDDEDRSMPFAAPVSFHQDLINQLNTFILNDEEREIAEFLVGSIDDMGYIRRSVPDIVDDMAFTQGIYTDEKNVERILHIIHELEPSGVGARDLQECLLLQLKHKTPTESVELAIDILENQFESFTKKHYDKLLQKYGVSQDQLKKAIDEIEKLNPKPGGAFTGNNKMIEHIVPDFTIRIVDGELELTLNGRNAPELHVSKDYQEMMQTYKASRDKSSQQKEAVQFIKQKLDSAKWFIDAIRQRQETLFVTMNAIMHYQQEYFLDGDETKLKPMILKDIADMIGLDISTVSRVANSKYVETPYGTKLIKEFFSEAMKNDQGEDVSTLEIKKILQNVIEEEDKQKPLPDDQLAEILKEKGYPIARRTIAKYREQLDIPVARMRKKI, encoded by the coding sequence ATGCTTAAGCAGTTTTTACAACTTAAATTGTCCCAGAAATTATCTCCACAGCAAATTCAGCTGATGAAGCTAATCCAATTGCCTACGCAAGCTTTTGAACAACGATTAAAAGAAGAAATGGTGGAAAATCCGGCATTGGAAGCCGGGAAGGAAGAGGATGAATACGAAAGAGACGAATTCGAAAACGATGATTATGACGAATATGATGAATTCGACAATGACAGAATTGATGCCGAAGACATCAACATTGATGAATATTTAAGCAATGACGAAACGCCTGATTATAAACTTCAGGCAAACAATTACAGCGATGACGATGAAGACCGCAGCATGCCTTTTGCAGCGCCTGTGAGTTTCCATCAGGACCTTATCAATCAGTTGAATACTTTTATACTGAATGACGAAGAACGCGAAATCGCAGAGTTTTTAGTGGGCAGTATTGACGATATGGGCTACATCCGCAGAAGCGTTCCCGATATTGTTGACGATATGGCATTTACTCAGGGAATTTACACCGATGAGAAAAATGTGGAACGAATACTCCATATCATTCATGAATTAGAACCTTCCGGAGTAGGCGCGCGCGACCTACAAGAGTGTCTTTTGTTACAGCTAAAACACAAAACGCCAACCGAATCTGTTGAATTGGCTATTGATATTTTGGAGAATCAATTCGAATCTTTTACCAAAAAACATTACGACAAATTACTTCAAAAATATGGTGTTTCACAAGACCAGTTGAAGAAAGCCATTGATGAGATTGAAAAGCTGAACCCAAAACCGGGCGGTGCTTTTACCGGAAACAATAAGATGATTGAACATATTGTTCCTGATTTCACTATCCGGATTGTTGATGGCGAACTGGAATTGACCTTAAACGGGCGAAATGCTCCCGAACTACACGTTTCCAAAGACTATCAGGAAATGATGCAGACTTATAAGGCCTCCCGTGACAAGTCAAGCCAGCAGAAAGAGGCCGTACAATTCATTAAGCAAAAACTGGATTCAGCCAAATGGTTTATCGATGCTATTCGTCAGCGTCAGGAAACCTTATTTGTGACGATGAATGCCATCATGCACTACCAGCAGGAATATTTCCTTGACGGTGATGAAACCAAGTTGAAACCGATGATTCTAAAAGATATTGCCGATATGATTGGTCTTGATATCTCTACAGTTTCCCGCGTGGCAAACAGCAAATATGTAGAAACTCCTTATGGCACAAAACTGATTAAGGAATTCTTTTCTGAAGCCATGAAAAATGACCAGGGTGAAGATGTTTCTACTTTGGAAATCAAGAAAATATTGCAGAATGTCATTGAGGAAGAAGACAAGCAGAAACCGTTGCCTGATGACCAATTAGCCGAAATATTAAAGGAAAAAGGCTATCCGATTGCCAGAAGGACAATTGCAAAATACCGAGAGCAATTAGATATTCCTGTCGCACGAATGAGGAAGAAAATATAG
- a CDS encoding retropepsin-like aspartic protease: MDTIFDALKKKGYKKIKLKISKTNHLVIKAKINGVSGSFILDTGASNSCVGFGDIEHFNLFAEESSTKAAGAGAVGMETQMSTNNTLQLGRWKTDDFSLVIFNMSHVNLALEQYKAKPVHGIIGADILMKGKGIIDYNGEYFYLKQ, translated from the coding sequence ATGGATACTATTTTCGATGCCTTAAAAAAGAAAGGTTACAAAAAAATCAAATTAAAAATATCAAAAACGAACCATCTCGTCATTAAGGCTAAAATTAATGGTGTTAGTGGTAGTTTTATATTAGACACCGGCGCATCCAACAGTTGTGTTGGCTTTGGAGATATTGAACATTTCAACCTGTTCGCAGAAGAATCTTCCACAAAAGCGGCAGGAGCCGGAGCTGTGGGAATGGAAACCCAGATGTCGACAAACAACACGCTCCAATTGGGACGTTGGAAAACCGATGATTTTTCATTGGTTATTTTTAATATGTCGCACGTTAATCTGGCGTTGGAGCAATACAAGGCAAAACCTGTCCATGGCATTATTGGAGCAGATATTTTAATGAAAGGCAAGGGTATTATTGACTATAACGGAGAGTATTTTTATTTGAAACAATAA
- a CDS encoding 1-acyl-sn-glycerol-3-phosphate acyltransferase produces the protein MSKFDKIRPFYDSEVNEALCKVADHPMMKAMMSFTYPDVEEKDWIEQLKRTHSIRDFQCNFIYHAVMKVLEKSSDGLTTSGFEKLEKHTPYLFISNHRDIILDTSLLNTCLFDHGLVMTASAIGDNLVRKSFLHTLSKLNRNFLVQRSLSPRELLQSSKLMSEYICQLILRENRSVWIAQREGRTKDGNDATHPGVLKMLSMGSDEENLMDYFKKLKIVPVSISYEYDPTDALKMPQLMAEANDEVYIKEKNEDFMTLLSGIMGQKKRIHIHVGDVLESELDEIASKFDNSNRQIQALAQAIDDSVLANYKLWPTNYIAYDLLNNTDKYSHLYTEKEKSLFERRLEIRIDENNPLELQGFLAMYANPVVNKSKYENAV, from the coding sequence ATGTCAAAATTCGATAAGATTCGACCGTTTTATGATAGCGAAGTAAACGAAGCCTTATGCAAAGTTGCCGATCATCCGATGATGAAAGCCATGATGAGCTTTACGTATCCGGACGTCGAAGAAAAAGATTGGATAGAACAGCTAAAAAGGACCCATTCCATTAGAGATTTCCAGTGCAATTTTATTTATCATGCCGTCATGAAGGTGCTTGAAAAAAGTTCGGACGGATTGACTACTTCTGGTTTTGAAAAATTAGAAAAACATACGCCTTATCTTTTTATTTCCAATCACAGGGATATTATTTTAGACACGTCGCTGTTGAATACTTGCCTGTTCGATCACGGTTTGGTCATGACAGCTTCGGCAATTGGCGATAATTTAGTCCGCAAATCCTTCCTGCATACCTTATCTAAACTGAACCGAAATTTTCTGGTTCAAAGGAGTTTGTCACCAAGAGAATTGCTTCAAAGTTCAAAATTGATGTCGGAATATATCTGCCAGCTTATTTTGAGAGAAAACCGTTCCGTTTGGATTGCCCAACGTGAAGGAAGAACAAAAGATGGTAATGATGCCACACATCCGGGAGTGCTAAAAATGCTTTCGATGGGTTCTGACGAGGAAAATCTGATGGACTATTTTAAGAAATTAAAAATTGTTCCGGTATCCATTTCCTATGAATACGACCCGACAGATGCGCTAAAAATGCCTCAGCTAATGGCAGAAGCAAATGATGAGGTGTATATCAAAGAGAAAAACGAAGACTTTATGACGCTTCTGAGCGGAATTATGGGTCAGAAAAAAAGAATCCATATTCACGTAGGAGATGTTTTAGAATCTGAATTGGATGAAATTGCTTCTAAATTTGACAATTCTAACCGTCAGATACAGGCTTTGGCACAGGCAATAGATGATTCTGTGCTGGCGAACTACAAGTTATGGCCAACCAATTATATTGCTTATGATTTGTTGAACAATACGGATAAATATTCGCATCTGTATACCGAAAAGGAAAAGTCGCTTTTCGAAAGAAGATTAGAAATAAGAATTGACGAAAATAATCCGTTAGAACTGCAAGGCTTCCTGGCAATGTATGCCAATCCGGTAGTCAATAAATCAAAATATGAAAATGCTGTCTAA
- a CDS encoding LytR/AlgR family response regulator transcription factor, giving the protein MNTKLKCLLLDDELPGLTYLKMLCEQIPELEVVKAFDNPEKLLAEMANLDFDLCITDIEMPGIDGLSVANLLKDKMVIFTTAYKEYAADAFDIEAIDYITKPVKKERLQKAVVKALEKNNKKATNKKFVQLNTDKGKALLFFDQILYIQPSETDSRDKEVLMKDGNIILLKNITFAKLLSHLPKADFCRINKKEIIAMKTVKFFAHDEITATIMDKNGKNLVLFLSDIYRSDFLCKVNI; this is encoded by the coding sequence TTGAATACAAAGCTCAAATGCTTGCTGCTGGACGATGAATTGCCGGGATTGACTTATCTCAAAATGCTTTGCGAACAGATTCCGGAACTGGAAGTCGTGAAAGCTTTTGACAATCCTGAAAAATTGCTTGCCGAAATGGCCAACCTGGATTTTGACCTCTGCATAACAGATATCGAAATGCCGGGTATTGACGGTCTTAGCGTTGCCAATCTGTTGAAAGATAAAATGGTCATCTTTACGACGGCCTACAAAGAGTATGCTGCCGATGCTTTTGATATAGAGGCTATCGATTACATTACCAAACCGGTAAAGAAAGAACGGTTACAGAAAGCCGTGGTCAAGGCGTTGGAAAAAAACAACAAGAAAGCAACCAACAAGAAGTTTGTTCAGTTGAATACGGATAAAGGAAAAGCGCTGCTGTTTTTTGACCAGATTTTATACATACAGCCATCAGAAACGGACAGTCGCGACAAGGAAGTTTTAATGAAGGATGGAAATATAATCCTGCTCAAAAATATCACTTTTGCCAAATTGCTTTCTCATTTACCCAAAGCTGATTTTTGCCGAATCAATAAGAAGGAGATTATCGCCATGAAGACGGTTAAATTCTTTGCACATGATGAAATTACGGCTACAATTATGGATAAAAACGGAAAGAATCTGGTACTTTTTTTAAGCGATATTTACCGTTCCGATTTCTTGTGTAAAGTCAATATTTGA
- a CDS encoding asparaginase — MLSKAKILLIYTGGTIGMVKDFETGALKAFNFSKLLQRIPELKQLDCEIETVSFDTPIDSSNMNPDKWVRIATIIEENYIAFDGFVVLHGSDTMSYSASALSFMLENLSKPVVFTGSQLPIGDLRTDAKENLITAIQIASLQHKNKPVINEVCLYFEYKLYRGNRTTKINAEHFNAFMSPNYPPLAESGVHLKVNNDLLLPKSGNKKFQVHKELDNNVAVVKMFPGISENVLDAIFSIPNLKGVVLETYGAGNAPTDEWFIALLKKAIKNGLHVINVTQCTAGSVSMGHYETSTSLKKIGVISGKDITTESAITKLMYLIGQKVSPNVFKTIYETALRGELS, encoded by the coding sequence ATGCTGTCTAAAGCAAAAATACTTTTGATCTATACCGGTGGTACTATCGGTATGGTAAAAGATTTTGAGACCGGTGCCTTAAAGGCTTTCAATTTTAGCAAACTGCTCCAAAGAATACCCGAATTGAAACAGTTGGACTGTGAGATTGAAACGGTTTCTTTTGATACTCCTATAGATTCTTCGAATATGAATCCTGATAAATGGGTCAGGATTGCAACGATTATTGAAGAAAACTACATTGCTTTTGATGGTTTTGTAGTGCTTCATGGTTCAGATACGATGTCGTATTCTGCCTCTGCACTGAGTTTTATGCTGGAAAATCTTTCCAAGCCGGTCGTGTTTACGGGTTCTCAATTGCCAATAGGCGATTTAAGGACAGACGCCAAAGAAAATCTGATTACGGCAATTCAAATTGCTTCATTGCAACATAAGAATAAGCCGGTTATTAATGAAGTATGTCTTTATTTTGAATACAAGCTTTACAGAGGAAATCGGACTACAAAAATAAACGCAGAGCATTTCAATGCTTTTATGTCGCCCAATTATCCGCCATTGGCTGAATCAGGTGTCCATCTAAAAGTAAACAATGACTTGTTGTTGCCAAAATCCGGGAATAAAAAATTCCAGGTACATAAAGAACTGGACAATAATGTGGCTGTCGTAAAAATGTTTCCCGGAATTAGCGAAAATGTACTGGATGCTATTTTCTCTATTCCCAACCTGAAAGGCGTTGTCTTGGAAACCTATGGCGCCGGAAATGCACCAACAGACGAATGGTTTATTGCATTGCTAAAGAAAGCCATTAAAAACGGATTGCATGTTATCAATGTGACGCAATGTACAGCCGGAAGCGTAAGTATGGGACATTATGAAACGAGTACATCGTTGAAAAAAATAGGAGTCATATCCGGAAAAGACATCACTACAGAATCGGCAATAACAAAGCTGATGTATCTGATTGGACAAAAAGTTTCCCCAAATGTATTCAAGACCATTTATGAAACCGCTTTACGGGGCGAATTGTCATAA
- a CDS encoding porin family protein yields MKKYFSIFIFFIFLSAFAQDPVKEKQIKQAQEREEQERIKEVLSNDKTTDIRKVEEDKKKKDSISATVTVIDSLYREDQFYIGLTYDLLQNRPDGVSQNSFSSGVHIGFLRDFPLNKRRNVAIAVGLGYSMNDYRQNIKITEVDGKPFYEVVNENDVNFDKNKFALHYLDLPIEFRWRTSTIQSHRFWRIYTGFKLSYLVLNKSKYVQGNEKVRIFGNDDFNKLQYGAYISFGYNTWNFHAYYGLNSLFKSEAKIDGKSIDMNTLNIGLMFYIL; encoded by the coding sequence ATGAAAAAGTACTTTAGCATCTTTATATTCTTTATTTTTTTAAGCGCTTTTGCCCAGGATCCGGTGAAGGAAAAGCAGATTAAGCAGGCACAGGAACGAGAAGAGCAGGAGCGTATCAAGGAAGTTTTAAGCAATGATAAAACAACCGATATCCGTAAAGTGGAAGAGGATAAAAAGAAAAAAGATTCGATAAGCGCTACGGTAACAGTAATCGACTCTTTATACAGGGAAGACCAGTTTTACATTGGACTGACTTATGATTTGTTACAGAACAGGCCGGATGGTGTTAGCCAAAATTCATTTTCATCCGGAGTTCATATCGGTTTTTTAAGAGATTTTCCGCTCAACAAGAGAAGAAATGTTGCTATTGCCGTTGGTCTGGGCTATTCCATGAATGATTACAGGCAGAACATAAAGATTACCGAAGTTGATGGAAAACCGTTTTATGAAGTAGTCAACGAAAATGACGTGAATTTCGATAAGAATAAATTTGCGCTCCATTATTTAGACCTGCCAATCGAATTCCGATGGAGAACTTCAACAATCCAAAGCCACCGTTTTTGGAGAATATATACCGGATTTAAGCTTAGCTATCTGGTGCTTAATAAATCAAAATATGTCCAGGGAAATGAGAAAGTCAGGATTTTTGGCAATGACGATTTTAATAAGCTGCAATATGGCGCTTATATTTCCTTCGGTTATAATACATGGAACTTCCATGCCTATTATGGCTTGAATTCATTATTCAAATCGGAAGCAAAAATTGACGGGAAGTCAATTGATATGAATACTTTGAATATAGGACTGATGTTCTATATACTATAA
- a CDS encoding sensor histidine kinase: protein MKTNILVSDTLYVIGIVFIIILVILVFFLIYKLKKAKAQRREFEEKYNTLEVKVNGLKLETLESKLNPHLFKNILNSIQSHAYQTYHALDKLANVLDYILYESQKKFVSPREEIEFALNLIEINKIKVSPLFELKVKTKIKEAELLYEQPILAPMISIDLIENAFKHADLKSPDAFISIVFEFRDSCFYLTVSNKISDHRTLKKEYSGLGSNTLDQRLKIIYNNNYKLDKFIEDDVYIAHLKIDLLEYKAQMLAAGR, encoded by the coding sequence ATGAAAACCAATATTTTGGTCTCAGATACGCTGTATGTCATCGGGATTGTGTTTATCATAATTCTCGTGATTCTTGTATTTTTTCTTATTTACAAATTAAAAAAGGCAAAAGCCCAAAGAAGAGAATTTGAGGAAAAGTATAATACGCTTGAAGTGAAAGTCAATGGACTGAAATTAGAAACTCTGGAATCAAAACTAAATCCGCATCTTTTTAAGAACATACTGAATTCGATACAATCGCATGCCTATCAGACCTATCATGCGCTTGACAAGTTGGCAAATGTTCTGGATTATATCTTGTATGAAAGCCAGAAAAAATTTGTTTCTCCTAGAGAAGAAATAGAGTTTGCGTTAAACCTGATTGAAATCAATAAAATTAAGGTCAGTCCGCTTTTTGAATTAAAAGTAAAAACGAAAATCAAAGAGGCGGAATTGCTTTATGAACAGCCGATTTTAGCGCCCATGATTTCGATTGATTTGATTGAAAATGCATTCAAGCACGCTGATTTGAAAAGTCCTGATGCTTTTATCTCCATCGTATTTGAATTTCGGGACAGCTGTTTTTACCTTACCGTTTCCAATAAAATATCCGACCACCGGACTTTGAAAAAAGAATATAGCGGATTGGGTTCAAATACGCTTGACCAGCGACTTAAAATAATTTATAACAATAATTACAAGCTCGATAAATTTATCGAGGACGATGTTTATATTGCTCACCTAAAAATAGACTTACTTGAATACAAAGCTCAAATGCTTGCTGCTGGACGATGA
- the asnS gene encoding asparagine--tRNA ligase → MKHTKVKELLNSAQTLQEVYVKGWVRTFRNNQFIALNDGSTINNIQCVVDFENTPAETLKRITTGAAVALKGSLTESKGAGQKYEIQVTSLEILGDSDPEKFPMQPKKHTLEFLRANAHLRVRTNAFGAIMRVRSVLSFAVHQYFQEKGFVYVNTPVITGADAEGAGEMFQVTSLPLDNLPRTEEGHIDYKKDFFGKHTNLTVSGQLEGETFAMALGQIYTFGPTFRAENSNTSRHLAEFWMIEPEVAFNDLDDNMDLAEDFIQYVIKYTMDKCADDLKFLEGRLLEEEKSKPQAERSEMTLLEKLNFVLENNFKRVSYTEAIDILKNSTPNKKKKFQYIIEEWGADLQSEHERFLVEKHFKCPVILYDYPANIKAFYMRLNEDGKTVRAMDILFPGIGEIVGGSQREERYDVLVEKMKTLGIDEEELWWYLDTRRFGTAVHSGFGLGFERLVLFVTGMTNIRDVIPFPRTPGNAEF, encoded by the coding sequence ATGAAACACACAAAAGTTAAGGAGCTATTGAATAGTGCTCAAACATTGCAGGAAGTTTATGTAAAAGGCTGGGTAAGAACATTCAGAAATAATCAATTTATTGCTTTGAATGATGGCTCGACTATAAATAATATCCAATGTGTGGTTGATTTTGAAAATACTCCGGCTGAAACGCTAAAACGTATCACTACCGGAGCGGCAGTGGCTTTAAAAGGTTCTTTGACAGAAAGCAAAGGTGCCGGCCAGAAATATGAAATTCAGGTAACAAGCCTGGAAATTTTGGGTGATTCCGATCCTGAAAAATTCCCGATGCAGCCTAAAAAGCATACGCTTGAATTTTTGCGTGCCAACGCTCACTTGCGCGTTAGAACCAATGCTTTTGGTGCTATTATGAGAGTGCGTTCGGTATTGTCTTTTGCCGTACATCAATATTTTCAGGAAAAAGGTTTCGTATATGTAAACACTCCGGTAATTACAGGAGCTGATGCAGAAGGTGCCGGTGAAATGTTCCAGGTGACATCGTTGCCTTTAGACAATCTGCCAAGAACAGAAGAAGGACATATCGACTATAAAAAAGATTTCTTTGGAAAGCACACCAACCTAACCGTTTCCGGACAGTTGGAAGGCGAAACTTTTGCAATGGCTTTAGGGCAGATTTATACATTTGGACCTACATTCAGAGCTGAAAACTCCAATACTTCCCGTCACCTGGCGGAATTTTGGATGATTGAGCCGGAAGTAGCATTCAATGATCTGGATGACAACATGGATTTGGCGGAAGATTTTATCCAGTATGTAATTAAATACACAATGGATAAATGTGCTGACGACCTGAAATTTTTAGAAGGCCGTTTATTAGAAGAAGAAAAATCAAAGCCTCAAGCGGAAAGAAGTGAAATGACTTTGCTTGAAAAATTGAACTTTGTTTTGGAAAACAATTTCAAGCGCGTTTCTTATACCGAAGCTATCGACATTTTAAAGAATTCAACTCCTAATAAAAAGAAAAAGTTCCAGTATATCATTGAGGAATGGGGCGCTGACTTACAATCTGAACACGAACGTTTCCTTGTTGAAAAGCATTTCAAATGTCCGGTAATCCTTTACGATTACCCGGCAAACATCAAAGCTTTTTACATGCGTTTGAACGAAGACGGAAAAACAGTTCGCGCTATGGATATCCTTTTCCCGGGTATTGGAGAAATCGTAGGTGGTTCTCAAAGAGAAGAGCGCTATGATGTTTTGGTTGAAAAAATGAAAACATTAGGGATAGACGAAGAAGAACTTTGGTGGTATTTAGATACCCGTCGTTTCGGAACGGCTGTTCATAGCGGTTTTGGTCTTGGATTTGAAAGACTGGTACTGTTTGTAACCGGAATGACAAATATCAGAGATGTAATTCCTTTTCCTAGGACTCCTGGAAATGCTGAGTTTTAA
- a CDS encoding TatD family hydrolase — MILVDTHSHIYSEEFQQDREEMMQRAFDAGVQKIFVPSIDSGYTQKMYDLEKQYPENVFLMMGLHPTYVKENYEEELAFVESQLSKRKFYAVGEIGIDLFWDKTRLEEQKIAFKRQIQLAKQYSLPINIHCRDAFDEVFEVLESEKDDKLFGIFHCFTGDYNQAQQAISYNMKLGIGGVATFKNGKIDQFLNEIDLKHIVLETDSPYLAPVPFRGKRNESSYTKLVAEKLALIYGVSVDEIAKITTENAKEVFGI; from the coding sequence ATGATTTTAGTAGATACCCATTCGCATATTTACAGCGAAGAATTTCAACAGGACAGAGAAGAAATGATGCAACGTGCTTTTGATGCCGGCGTTCAGAAAATTTTTGTTCCGTCAATCGATTCCGGCTATACCCAAAAAATGTATGATTTGGAAAAACAATATCCGGAAAACGTATTCCTTATGATGGGATTACATCCTACCTATGTGAAGGAAAACTATGAAGAAGAATTGGCCTTTGTGGAATCTCAACTCTCCAAAAGAAAATTCTATGCTGTTGGTGAAATCGGGATCGACCTTTTTTGGGATAAGACCCGATTGGAAGAACAGAAAATTGCGTTTAAAAGACAAATCCAGTTGGCTAAACAATACAGTCTTCCAATAAATATCCATTGCAGAGATGCATTCGATGAGGTTTTTGAAGTTCTTGAATCAGAAAAAGATGATAAGCTATTCGGGATTTTCCATTGCTTTACCGGCGATTATAATCAGGCACAACAGGCCATTTCTTATAATATGAAATTAGGAATTGGCGGTGTCGCAACATTTAAGAATGGAAAAATAGACCAGTTTCTGAATGAGATAGATTTGAAACACATCGTTTTAGAGACCGATTCGCCTTATCTGGCTCCGGTACCTTTTAGGGGCAAAAGAAATGAAAGCAGCTATACAAAGCTTGTGGCAGAAAAATTAGCCCTGATATATGGCGTTTCTGTTGACGAGATTGCTAAAATCACGACCGAAAATGCCAAAGAGGTTTTCGGTATTTAA